The Coffea arabica cultivar ET-39 chromosome 6e, Coffea Arabica ET-39 HiFi, whole genome shotgun sequence genome contains the following window.
GGGTGAGTTTGCCAACTAGCACAATTTGGCAGTTGCCTTTGAGCCCACCCCATCTTCACGTGCTTTGCTTTAgggttgttttgttttctttcactCACTCAATACTCTCGGACTCTCAGTACTGGTTCAATCATCAATCTATATAACATATCATTCATCTTCTGCGGTGTTAAGTGTTCACCAATCATCTTCCTCAttcctctttcttcttttccacaCAAAATCATGGATTCCTCCAAGATTACGGCTCTTTTACTCCTTTCTATGCTCCTCATTGCCTCAGCCAATCCTGTTGATCCTGACTGTGGCTCCTGCTCCCCTAAGCCCAAAACTCCTAAAGGTCCCATTACTCTCCCACCAGTTGTCAAGCCTCCTGTAACCCTTCCGCCAGTAACTCTACCCCCGGTGGTGAAGCCACCCATAACCCTACCGCCCATTGTGAAGCCACCAGTGACATTGCCACCGGTCACATTACCTCCAGTGGTGAAGCCACCTGTGACACTACCTCCTGTCGTGAAGCCGCCAGTAACTTTGCCACCTGTGACACTACCCCCAGTGTTGAATCCGCCAGTAACTTTGCCACCTGTGACACTACCCCCAGTGTTGAATCCGCCAGTAACTTTGCCACCTGTGACACTACCCCCAGTCGTGAAGCCGCCAGTAACATTGCCACCTGTGACACTACCCCCAATTGTGAAGCCGCCAGTAACATTGCCACCTGTGACACTACCACCTATAACACTACCTCCGGTGACAATGCCACCAGTCACCACGAAGCCGCCAAAAGCAAAACCCTGCCCGCCACCACCGGTTAAGCCTAAAAAACCTAAGCAGGCCAAGTGTCCTGTTGATACCCTAAAGCTGGGAGCTTGCGCGGATCTTCTTGGTGGAGTGGTGCACATTGGTTTTGGAGATCCCGTTGTGAATGAGTGCTGCCCAATTCTTTCAGGGCTGGTTGATGTTGACGCTGCCGTTTGCTTGTGTACAACACTCAAGCTCAAGGTTCTCAACCTCAAAATTTTCGTCCCAATTGCTCTCGAGCTCCTTGTTTATTGTGGGAAGACACCGCCTCCCGGTTACACTTGCTCTCACTAGATTGATCTGAGTTGAGTATTCTTTCTCAGAGCAGGCCTCTCTATACCCCACTTTTCGTGGTTATTCCTGCATTCTTTTGCGTTCTCCTTTCTTTTGGGAAAATTTGCTAAACTTTTTTCCCATGCTTATaaaatactatatatatatatatatatatatacacatacatacatatatagcTTTAGATATTAGTATAAAACTCCGACTGCTGACATTTCTTTAGTGTTTCTTTGTTTTATGGTACATCCTATAATGCATGGTCAGGATGCATCGGTATCAGGTCTTGTATTTTTCCAGTTGGTCGGACTTTAAATAAGGATATTCGATTTCAGCAGTCTCAATAATTTTTTGGCGGCAAAATAGGAATCTGCTTTGGTGTACCTAATTAAGGGGAGGTCACTAGTAATTATCTAGCTAGCTTCAAGCGTTTTGTTTGGTTAACCAACGCAATCCTGATTCCTGCGCATGCATGGTAGTAATTGACTTCACTAATTCTTAAAACTACAGATGACAGGAAATCTCATGACGTACGGTTGATGGTCTTGCAGGTTAATTTGATTGATGCACAAATGTTGTCGACATGAGCGGATGTGATGTCGAGTCTCCAATTTGTTATCTCTTTCTCCTTGATTGATGGTCTTTTTCActgctttctttttctcttctgtTGGCTTGGAATTTGGAAGTGTTTACTTTCGGCATTATTGTACACCCATTCATTAAAATGAAACTGTATTCATGTGTGCTTTTGTATTATTGTGTCGTAGGCAAGGAATTAATTGATGAAGATGGATGCTTTTATCAGTTTATTGTGGTTCCTCAGCTTTCCCATTCATTTTTCCTCTCAAAAAGGATGCGTTTTAGCTGATTGTACTCTTCTTTTTTGTTGGTCAAAATTACCTGATTGTACTCTGGCTAAACAGAAATGCATGCACGTACCAATTATGGAATCGATGGTACTTCATTTCTGTTTTTGCTTTTGCAAGCATTCCAATGGGCGGAGATCGTGTATCGTTATACAAATGTATGGttactgacaaaaaaaaaaaaaaagcactccAATGGGCGGAGACGTGTACCAATTACCAATTATTATCAGCCGACGAATATTGTGAAAAATATGACATATTTGCAGTCAATAACAAAGCATTAATTCCTCAGAAAAAATGAGAGCCTTAATTTCTTTAGTACAAGGACAACACAAGTCTCACCATTTAGTCTTTCTATATGAGAAATTTTAAGTCTTGGGTTCAAATTCACTAATCCCTCCTCTTCACTTCTTAAATCTcactcttttcctctttttttttcttttaaatctcaCCATTAAGGTTTCAATTTCAGGCGGGTAATAGTTCTATCAAAGCTGTGACATTTTCATATTTccaaaaaggaacaagaaaagTACGGACAAGAGGACTAATCAAATATTTACTCCCTTtatcccattttgatagttctaGGTTTTTTTtccacacagtttaagaaaaaatagttaactttgttggaaaaacaaatttagattgctattttcctaaaatactcttacattaaataaagttggcttttTATAGATCAATATGTTTTGAAAAATCTAAAtgcattaaatggggtaggttatATTCAATACTaacaatctatattaaataagatagtttataataataacaacttatattgaataagggtattttagagaaattaaaagacaactacattcttcaattggaaagtggactacaatttgggacagaaaaagaaaaacaggactatcaaagtgggacggaggagTAATTTGCAAGCTCAAATTAATTATGGTATTCAGCCATCACTAGAATTCCATTAAAACTTATCAGGCAAAGTATTCTTGGCTCAGTCCTCGATAACCTTCCTCAATAATTGTTTAGCACCGGTGACAAGAACTTTTCCACTCTAAGTGAAATTAAGTAGTCCTAAATAGAGGAACACTTGGGTTGGATGGTAAGGTAGAAAACATTATAAGTAAAAGGTTCAGTGTCCAAAACCTCcaactcttaaaaaaaaaaaaaaagagagagagtaaTCCTAAATATGAGCGGCTGCATGATTTATTTATCGACTCAAACCCCTGCTATTATTTGACTGAATTTGTCGTACGTTTCGGCTCAAAGGGGCTTGTTAATGATTAGTTCCTCCTGCAAAGTGCTTTGAACTCAATGGTAGCAAATCTGGCCTTTACTATTTGCACGCTAGAATTCAAGTTCACTGCTATTGTTAAAGTTTACCTCAGAGCTATATATGATAAGAATattagagtgaataataatgCGTATTTTCTTTAAACAAATCTTCAGTGGTGGCTAAAGATTGTAGTGGTTGCTCCCTTTCCGTTTTCGCTTTGACTTGACAACTAAATTATAGATCCCGAAATAACACTACTACTATCCACAGTGAACACTGAGGACTAATCACATTAATCTGTTACAAAAGAACGACATATGATTCTTGTACGTGCAAAAAGAGTAAAAGGCGGGAAGGAGACGAAGAGAAACTGTGACTGTTTTGAATGTCTTTTACATTTTCTATTCCTTTGACTGGACAACGCTGATGTTGTGGTAAATTTGTTTGCCTGAAGGGATTGGCATTATTTACGGTGCCtttcctctttatttttttcaagtCATTTTTGCAATACGTTACACACTGACTTAATTTGCCAAAGTTAGAAAGTATTTAGTTCCGTTCCATTATTAATgtcatgtttttattttatctatGTTCCAAATAAGAGTGTTCGTTTCAAATTTAACACATAATTTTCAATCTTGCCatttgaaaaaataacattttaaaatttcaacACACATTTAATAAGGAAATATTTTTGAAGTCAAAGGATGCATGTGTAAATTCATCAATATCACCTCATCTAAACATCCAGTGTTTTTATAAAAAGATTATTGATTCTCAAAAAGCGATTCTAATATTTAAGATCATTAAAGCAATTGTAGCGAAATTCCAAAACTTGAAGTATCCTAAACAGTACCGAATTTTCTGACAAGATCACAAATTTACGAGGAGATGGAAACCTTCTCCGGCACATGCATGGCGGAATGGGTCAAATATCAACTCATGTTTTCGTTAGTGAATCGTGGACATAAGTCGCCTTAaaactgcaaaaaaaaaaacatgagcGAGAGCGACGAATTGAAGCCGCGGGTACCACCTTTTATGAATAGATTAGAGACCCGATGGTTCACATCCAGGCCCCCTTTTTTTGGCTGATTTGTCTGTTTACATATTAGATTGGTTGTGATTTTAAGTGTACGAAGAAGTGTCTATTAGAAACATTCAAAACAATTATCAATTAGTTTAAGGTGGCAATTGCCGTAGGTGGACACAAGCAATTGCTTTTGCGAAGTGGTAGCCGCGTCATGGTAGATTAATAGTAAGCTAATTAGCCTAATTACCATTGAAGAGctaataatttttctattttcgtgTATAGAAAAATGAGAATTTGGACCCTCCCCTATAAAGTTATATATGAAGGACCATCACCTATTGACCTTTTCCTAATGAACAACAAATGACCTAAGTTGTCAAATGAAAGGTGAAAATCTTTGCCtatcaaaaaggaaaagaaaggaaagctaaAAGATATTTGCTTCACTACAGCTGATATGAAGACTACCTAACAAGAACATCCACACTAAACTGAAAATTTCTTTGATTCATCTCTCAATGACACATTCTCTACAAATTCAAAGCTGAACTACGTTAGGCTCTAAAACACAATCACCTGAATCAAAACTAC
Protein-coding sequences here:
- the LOC113694974 gene encoding uncharacterized protein, translating into MDSSKITALLLLSMLLIASANPVDPDCGSCSPKPKTPKGPITLPPVVKPPVTLPPVTLPPVVKPPITLPPIVKPPVTLPPVTLPPVVKPPVTLPPVVKPPVTLPPVTLPPVLNPPVTLPPVTLPPVLNPPVTLPPVTLPPVVKPPVTLPPVTLPPIVKPPVTLPPVTLPPITLPPVTMPPVTTKPPKAKPCPPPPVKPKKPKQAKCPVDTLKLGACADLLGGVVHIGFGDPVVNECCPILSGLVDVDAAVCLCTTLKLKVLNLKIFVPIALELLVYCGKTPPPGYTCSH